The Lycium barbarum isolate Lr01 chromosome 9, ASM1917538v2, whole genome shotgun sequence genome has a segment encoding these proteins:
- the LOC132608966 gene encoding GDP-fucose transporter 1: MSAIRLDASKQYYATSSLVVGYALCSSLLAVINKFAITNFNYPGLLTSLQYLTSTLGVWLLGKLGLLHHDPFTLENAKKFLPAALVFYLAIFTNTNLLRHANVDTFIVFRSCTPLLVAVADTAFRKQPCPSKLTFLSLVIILGGAVGYVATDSGFTLTAYSWALAYLVTITTEMVYIKHMVTNLGLNTWGFVFYNNLLSLMMAPLFWIITGEYVDVFIAMGSNTLFNPVAFMAVSLSCVFGLLISFFGFAARKAISATAFTVSGVVNKFLTVAINVLIWDKHASPFGLMCLLFTIAGGVLYQQSVTAVVTTAPSAVSNKNDYGDSDEEKGISAKISGV; the protein is encoded by the coding sequence ATGTCTGCAATCAGATTAGATGCATCAAAGCAATATTATGCAACTAGCAGTCTTGTGGTAGGATATGCCTTGTGTTCCAGCTTGCTTGCTGTGATTAACAAGTTTGCTATAACTAATTTCAACTATCCAGGTCTTCTCACTTCGTTGCAGTACCTAACTTCAACTTTAGGGGTTTGGTTATTAGGGAAATTGGGGTTGTTGCATCACGACCCGTTCACGTTGGAGAATGCCAAGAAATTCTTGCCTGCTGCCCTTGTTTTTTACCTTGCAATATTCACCAACACTAATCTTTTAAGGCATGCCAATGTGGATACTTTCATAGTGTTTAGATCCTGTACGCCTTTGCTTGTTGCCGTTGCTGATACCGCTTTTAGAAAGCAACCGTGCCCTTCAAAGTTGACGTTTTTATCGTTGGTGATCATTTTGGGAGGTGCTGTTGGGTATGTTGCTACAGATTCAGGTTTTACTCTCACTGCGTATTCGTGGGCTTTGGCGTACTTGGTAACCATTACAACTGAGATGGTTTACATCAAGCATATGGTGACGAATCTCGGGCTCAATACTTGGGGCTTTGTGTTTTACAACAATTTGTTGTCATTGATGATGGCTCCTTTATTTTGGATTATTACTGGGGAGTATGTTGATGTGTTCATTGCTATGGGATCGAATACCTTGTTTAACCCCGTTGCGTTCATGGCAGTCTCGTTATCGTGCGTGTTTGGACTGCTCATCAGTTTCTTTGGATTTGCAGCAAGGAAAGCAATCTCTGCTACTGCTTTTACAGTAAGCGGGGTTGTGAATAAGTTCTTGACAGTTGCCATTAATGTTCTCATTTGGGATAAGCATGCTAGTCCATTTGGTCTAATGTGCTTGTTGTTCACCATTGCTGGAGGTGTTCTTTATCAGCAATCTGTAACTGCTGTTGTTACTACTGCTCCATCTGCTGTGTCTAATAAGAATGACTATGGAGATAGTGATGAAGAGAAGGGAATATCTGCTAAGATCTCTGGTGTATAA